A stretch of Arthrobacter sp. NEB 688 DNA encodes these proteins:
- a CDS encoding bifunctional uroporphyrinogen-III C-methyltransferase/uroporphyrinogen-III synthase: MSPTRSSTRPSRVPARVAFVGGGPGDPGLLTVRAVELLAAADAVVIDQVAREAIALRHAREGVEVVDAGHGDQGEALTQASRAKLVVKAAKAHAGGLVVRLMDGDPAVFNGLAEEAQALVKAGISFEVVPGVSSLSAVPAYAGVPLTAKSTSAVHVVVAGPGTPHVAGGVDASVTVVVLGAPDRASVALQALLDAGRDAATPVALTERGTTTEQRTVVTTLGEAPAVMAAGRFPVLAVVGDTVRMRDALSWFETKPLYGWSVLVPRTKEQSGSMTARLEHHGAHAEIVPTISVEPPRTPQQLERAVKGMVTGRYEWVGFTSVNAVRAIREKFDEFGLDARSFAGLKVAAVGGVTADALREWGINPDLVPAEEQSAQGLLDVWPPFDADLDPIDRVFLPRADIATDTLVAGLQDNGWEVDDVTAYRTVRAAPPPAPVRDAIKSGAFDAVLFTSSSTVRNLVGIAGKPHPSTVIACIGPATAKTAEEHGLRVDVLAPEPSAAALVDALADHGRSLALDATEAGEEVVRPSQRRAGGRKRAT; the protein is encoded by the coding sequence GTGAGCCCCACGCGCTCGTCCACCCGCCCCTCCCGCGTCCCCGCGCGCGTCGCCTTCGTCGGCGGCGGCCCGGGCGACCCCGGCCTGCTCACGGTGCGTGCCGTCGAGCTGCTCGCCGCGGCCGACGCCGTCGTCATCGACCAGGTCGCCCGTGAGGCGATCGCCCTGCGGCACGCCCGCGAGGGCGTCGAGGTCGTCGACGCCGGCCACGGTGACCAGGGCGAGGCCCTGACCCAGGCCTCGCGCGCCAAGCTCGTCGTCAAGGCCGCCAAGGCGCACGCCGGCGGCCTCGTCGTCCGGCTGATGGACGGCGACCCGGCCGTCTTCAACGGTCTCGCCGAGGAGGCGCAGGCGCTCGTCAAGGCCGGCATCTCCTTCGAGGTCGTGCCGGGCGTCAGCAGCCTGAGCGCCGTGCCCGCCTACGCCGGCGTGCCGCTCACCGCGAAGTCCACCTCCGCCGTCCACGTCGTCGTCGCCGGCCCCGGCACGCCGCACGTCGCGGGCGGGGTCGACGCCTCCGTCACCGTCGTCGTCCTCGGCGCCCCGGACCGCGCCTCGGTCGCGCTCCAGGCGCTCCTGGACGCCGGCCGCGACGCCGCCACCCCGGTCGCCCTGACCGAGCGCGGCACGACGACCGAGCAGCGCACCGTCGTCACCACCCTCGGCGAGGCCCCGGCCGTCATGGCCGCCGGCCGCTTCCCGGTCCTCGCGGTCGTCGGCGACACCGTGCGGATGCGCGACGCCCTCTCGTGGTTCGAGACCAAGCCGCTCTACGGCTGGTCGGTCCTCGTGCCGCGCACCAAGGAGCAGTCCGGCTCGATGACCGCGCGCCTGGAGCACCACGGCGCCCACGCCGAGATCGTCCCGACCATCTCGGTCGAGCCGCCGCGCACCCCGCAGCAGCTCGAGCGCGCCGTCAAGGGCATGGTCACCGGCCGCTACGAGTGGGTCGGGTTCACCTCGGTCAACGCAGTGCGCGCCATCCGCGAGAAGTTCGACGAGTTCGGCCTCGACGCCCGCTCGTTCGCCGGGCTGAAGGTCGCCGCCGTCGGTGGCGTCACCGCCGACGCGCTGCGCGAGTGGGGCATCAACCCCGACCTCGTCCCCGCCGAGGAGCAGTCCGCCCAGGGCCTGCTCGACGTGTGGCCGCCGTTCGACGCCGACCTCGACCCGATCGACCGGGTCTTCCTCCCGCGCGCCGACATCGCCACCGACACCCTCGTCGCCGGCCTGCAGGACAACGGCTGGGAGGTCGACGACGTGACGGCCTACCGCACCGTCCGGGCCGCCCCGCCGCCCGCGCCGGTCCGCGACGCCATCAAGTCCGGTGCCTTCGACGCCGTGCTCTTCACGTCGAGCTCGACCGTGCGCAACCTCGTCGGCATCGCCGGCAAGCCGCACCCGAGCACCGTCATCGCGTGCATCGGGCCGGCCACCGCGAAGACCGCCGAGGAGCACGGCCTGCGGGTCGACGTCCTCGCGCCGGAGCCGAGCGCCGCGGCGCTCGTCGACGCGCTCGCCGACCACGGCCGCTCGCTCGCCCTCGACGCCACCGAGGCCGGCGAGGAGGTCGTGCGCCCGAGCCAGCGTCGCGCCGGCGGCCGGAAGCGCGCGACGTGA
- the hemB gene encoding porphobilinogen synthase: MTAGLPLPGAPFPVGRPRRLRRTPALRRLVAETRLHPAELVLPVFVREGIDAPVSISAMPGVVQHTLDSLVEEARRCVDAGLGGIMLFGVPTAKDARGSGADDPDGILNVGLSRVVEAVGDDLVVMSDLCLDEFTDHGHCGVLAADGSVDNDATLERYAAMALAQAATGTPVLGLSGMMDGQVGFVRAALDAAGYTDTAILAYAAKYTSGLYGPFREAVQSSLVGDRSTYQQDPANGREALRELEADIAEGADIVMVKPAGPHLDVVAAAAAVSPVPVAAYQISGEYAQIEAAAERGWIDRERVMMEALLGIRRAGASIILSYHAIEAARRL; this comes from the coding sequence GTGACGGCGGGCCTCCCACTGCCGGGGGCGCCGTTCCCGGTCGGGCGGCCCCGCCGGCTGCGCCGCACCCCGGCGCTGCGCCGGCTCGTCGCCGAGACGCGTCTGCACCCGGCCGAGCTCGTCCTTCCGGTCTTCGTCCGCGAGGGCATCGACGCCCCGGTCTCCATCTCGGCGATGCCGGGCGTCGTGCAGCACACGCTCGACTCGCTCGTCGAGGAGGCGCGGCGCTGCGTCGACGCCGGGCTCGGCGGGATCATGCTCTTCGGCGTGCCCACGGCCAAGGACGCGCGCGGCTCGGGCGCCGACGACCCCGACGGCATCCTCAACGTCGGCCTCTCGCGGGTCGTCGAGGCGGTCGGTGACGACCTCGTCGTCATGAGCGACCTCTGCCTCGACGAGTTCACCGACCACGGCCACTGCGGCGTGCTCGCGGCCGACGGCTCGGTCGACAACGACGCGACGCTCGAGCGGTACGCCGCGATGGCCCTCGCGCAGGCCGCGACCGGCACCCCCGTCCTCGGCCTGTCCGGGATGATGGACGGCCAGGTCGGCTTCGTCCGCGCGGCCCTCGACGCCGCCGGGTACACCGACACCGCGATCCTCGCCTACGCCGCGAAGTACACCTCGGGGCTCTACGGGCCCTTCCGCGAGGCCGTGCAGTCCTCGCTCGTCGGGGACCGCTCGACCTACCAGCAGGACCCGGCGAACGGTCGCGAGGCGCTGCGCGAGCTCGAGGCCGACATCGCCGAGGGCGCCGACATCGTCATGGTCAAGCCCGCCGGGCCGCACCTCGACGTCGTCGCCGCGGCCGCCGCGGTCTCGCCGGTGCCCGTCGCGGCCTACCAGATCTCGGGCGAGTACGCCCAGATCGAGGCCGCCGCCGAGCGGGGCTGGATCGACCGCGAGCGGGTCATGATGGAGGCGCTGCTCGGCATCCGCCGGGCCGGCGCGAGCATCATCCTCAGCTACCACGCGATCGAGGCCGCCCGGCGCCTCTGA
- a CDS encoding YceI family protein — translation MSDTLTGLSAGTWTIDPTHTEVGFVARHLMVSKVRGSFTDVSGTVVVGESLADSTAEVVIKTASVATGTADRDGHLRSGDFFDSETHPDMTFRSTSFDGSTLTGDLTIKGITKPVSLDVDFGGVATDPWGNEKAAFEASGELDRTQWGLTWNANLEKGGVLVSEKIKLVIDLQLAKQA, via the coding sequence ATGAGCGACACCCTCACCGGCCTCTCCGCCGGCACCTGGACCATCGACCCCACCCACACCGAGGTCGGCTTCGTCGCCCGTCACCTCATGGTGAGCAAGGTCCGCGGCTCGTTCACCGACGTCTCCGGCACCGTCGTCGTCGGCGAGTCCCTCGCGGACTCCACCGCCGAGGTCGTCATCAAGACCGCCTCCGTCGCCACCGGCACCGCCGACCGTGACGGCCACCTGCGCAGCGGCGACTTCTTCGACTCCGAGACCCACCCGGACATGACGTTCCGCTCGACCTCGTTCGACGGCTCCACCCTCACCGGCGACCTGACCATCAAGGGCATCACCAAGCCGGTCTCCCTCGACGTCGACTTCGGCGGCGTCGCCACCGACCCGTGGGGCAACGAGAAGGCGGCCTTCGAGGCCTCCGGCGAGCTCGACCGCACCCAGTGGGGCCTCACCTGGAACGCCAACCTCGAGAAGGGCGGCGTCCTCGTCTCCGAGAAGATCAAGCTCGTCATCGACCTCCAGCTCGCCAAGCAGGCCTGA